The Cloacibacterium sp. TD35 region ATCCAAATTGTTTGTCTAAGTAGTGCCAAAATTTTTTCTGCATCTAATCTTACATCATCATAGCTTACCAAGCCATTATCTTTAGTATTATCAGAATGTTTAAGTTTGTCTATTTTAGAAATGAGGCTAGCTACGTAAGCACCAATATTATCATGTAAATCTCTACTGATTCTTTTTCTTTCATTTTCTAATTGATGTTTAACTCTCAGTTGATTGAGTTTTTTTATATATTTTTTCTTGTTAATTTCATTTAGATAACTATATAAGAAAACACCGATAACCAATACAGACAAGAAGATGAACCAAAGCCTTATATAGAAAGGCCCCAGAACTGTAAACTCTATTTTCCCAGGAACTATTTTTTCATATCCATCTTCATTTACTGCTTTTATTGCTAAGGTAAAATCTCCCTGGTCAATATGTGAAAACTTGAGTGTTCTAGGCTCTTTAAAAGGTTTCCATGCCTCGTTATTTATTTTATAAAATAATATAGTATTTCCAAGTATATCTTTATCTATGGATGAAAAAACAAATTGTAAATTCTTATTGTGGTCTTCGAAATATATTTTTTTATTAAGGTCTATTTTTTCTCCATTACTGTAAACCCTTGTTAAATAGGTGTCTCTTACATAAGAATTTGGAACTATTTTACTTAAATCAACAACTGATATTTTATTTTTAGTAACAATTGTTAGTTGATGGTTTTCTGGGGAATAACTCCCTTTTAAAATAAGATCCTCATGATTGTCAAGAAGCCTCAAAGAACCTACGGGTCTTAAATTATTCTTATATTTTAGCATTAATTCTTGGTCAGTCAAAATCCACATTTTGTGATGAATGTCCCTAAAAATTAATCTGGTAACATTTCCTTTAAAACCATTGTCTTTATTAAATGTTTTAACAACTTTATTCTTATACAATAGGGAAACACCTTTTCTAGCACCTATGTAAGTGGTATCATTATCTGAAAAAGCAGTGGTTATAAAGTTACTATGTAAGCCATTTTTTCTTGTGATATGATTTAAAAATTTAAAATTCTCATCTAAAAGAGATATCCCTGATTCATAAGAAATCATGGCATAGCCGTTTTTAATCTTAAAAAAATTTTCAATATTATTAAAAGGTTTGTTATGATGTCTTACAAAAGAGTTTCCTTCTTGAACAAATATACCACCTCCATAAGTGGTAAAAATAATTTGATTATTAATTTTCAAAATCTTAGAAACTCCTGAGGTAAGAGGAAAAGTACTAATGAGTTTTAATTGATTACCATTTAATTTGTAGGTTTCTAATCCTGCAAATGAACCTAGATAAATATATTTTTCGTCTATAAAAAAAGTAAACGCATCTTTTCTTACTAGAATTTTAGAGCGTATTTTATCATTGCTAATAATATACAAAATACCATCAGAAAGAACATATTCCATGTTTTTATGAGTCATTACGGCTCTAGCATTGGTGCTTTTTACATTGTATGTTACTTTTGGGGTATTTTCTCGAATAATATATATTCCTCCACCTTGAGAAGAAATAATAACGTATTTTTTTGTTTTTAGAATCTGATTGATGTGATTATTTCCTAGTCCATTTTTTTCTGAAAGAGTATCAATAATTTTATTATTTTTTCTTCTGATAATGCCATTATCTACCTCTTCGAGTGATGTATTATTAAATTTAATCACTTCTTTACGAAGAAAAAAATCTGCTTCTGCTAATTTTGTTTTAGTAGTGTTTTTCACCAAAAAGATATTATTACGCTCACGCAATAAAGGAATTAAGGTTTTAACATTCTGAATGTTAATTGCAAAAAATTTCTCTTCTTTTTTACTAAAATCAATACAATAAACCAAGATATAGTTTTTATCATATGGCGAAATCTTAAGTCCTTTGAGAACTAGATTTCCTAAATCAGGGTACTTTACGGTGATTCGTCTCTTATTGGTATCAAAATAATACAATCCTCTTTCTGAAAGGTAAACAACTAAACCATTTTTTTTATCTGCAATAGCGTGGAAAATATAGTTTCCTGGCATCCCATTATCTACATCTAATGTAATCCATCTTCCATCTTGATACGTAGCAAGGCCTTTGTCTGTTCCTAACCAAATCACGCCATTCTGGTCTTCGTTTGCATTAAAAACATAATTACTAGGTAAACCTTCGGCTTCGGTAATATTCTCTAAAATAGAAGCTTCTTGAGAAAAAAGAAAGGAAGAGAGCACAATAAAAAATAGGCCAACTACTTTTTTGCTTTTGGTACAAACAGATTTATAAAAAAAATTAGCCAACATAATGATTATTAGTTGGCTAAAGTTAATAAATTATTTTAAAAATTTGAAATTTTTAAGAGACTAAAACTTCTCCTGTCATAATTTCTGGAATTTCTACACCCATTACTTTTAAAATAGACGGTGCTACATCTCCTAATTTTCCTGGTTTCAAATTCCAAGTTTGGTCTTTATCCATTACAATTAGCGGAACTAGATTAGTAGAGTGTTGCGTATTAGGACTTCCATCAGGATTAATCATGTAATCAGAATTTCCGTGGTCTGCCAAAATGAAAACAGCATAACTATGTTCATAAGCTTTAGTAGCTACTGCTTCTATACATTTATCTACCGCTTCGCAAGCTTTTACTGCCGCTTCGAAAACTCCAGTATGTCCTACCATATCTGCATTAGCAAAATTTAAGCAAATGAAATCTGCAGATTCTTTTTCTAATTCTGGTAAAATAGCATCTCTAATATCAAAAGCAGACATTTCTGGTTTTAAATCGTAGGTAGCAACATCTTTTGGACTCGGACAAAGCAATCTTCTCTCTCCTACATATTCTTTTTCTCTGCCACCAGAGAAGAAGAAAGTTACGTGAGGATATTTCTCTGTCTCAGCTATTCTGATTTGAGTTCTCCCCGCTCTTTCTAGAACTTCACCCATAGTTTCTTGTAAAACTTCTTCATCGAAAATGACATTTACATTTTGGAAACTTTCATCATAATTGGTTAAAGTTACGTAGTAAAGATTCAATTTTTTCATTCCAAAATCTGGGAAGTCTTGTTGAGAAAGCACTTCTGTAATTTCTCTACCTCTGTCTGTTCTGAAATTGAAACAGAAAACTACATCATTTTCCTCAATTTTAGCAGAAGGAAGGTTATTATTTTCTGAAACGATAATTGGTTTTAAAAACTCATCTGTAACACCTTCTGCATAAGATTTTTCAATCGCTTCTACAGGATTTTTTGTAATTTCTCCTACTCCATTTACTAAAGCATCATATGCTAATTTCACACGTTCCCATCTCTTATCTCTATCCATTGCGAAATACCTTCCTACAACGGTTGCTAATTTCCCAGTTGAGATTTTCATGTGATTTTGTAAATCTTCTATAAAACCTTTTCCAGACATAGGGTCACAGTCTCTACCGTCTGTAAATGCATGTACATATACATTTTCTGTCAATCCAAATTCTTGGGCAGCAGTTAATAGCCCTTTTAGGTGATTGATATGAGAATGAACTCCACCATCTGAAACTAAACCGATAAAATGTACTTTTTTATGATTCAATTTCGCATATTCAAAAGCCATTTGAATTCCTGGCTCTAATCCTAGAGTATTTTTTTCTACCGCCATATTCAGTTTTACCAAATTTTGGTAAACTACTCTTCCCGCGCCTAGATTCATGTGTCCTACTTCAGAATTACCCATTTGTCCTGCTGGTAAACCTACTGCAAGTCCAGAAGCTTCTAGCGTAGTATTCGGGAATTTTGTATAGCAAGAATCTATAAAAGGTGTGTTTGCTTGGTAAATTGCAGACACTTTATTATCCGTTCCTAAACCCCATCCATCAAGAATGGCAAGTATTGCTTTTTTAGCCATTTTAGTATTTTTTTTAATGATACAAATTTACGAAAATTCTAGGCATAGAATAATTCTTTTTA contains the following coding sequences:
- a CDS encoding sensor histidine kinase, translating into MLANFFYKSVCTKSKKVVGLFFIVLSSFLFSQEASILENITEAEGLPSNYVFNANEDQNGVIWLGTDKGLATYQDGRWITLDVDNGMPGNYIFHAIADKKNGLVVYLSERGLYYFDTNKRRITVKYPDLGNLVLKGLKISPYDKNYILVYCIDFSKKEEKFFAINIQNVKTLIPLLRERNNIFLVKNTTKTKLAEADFFLRKEVIKFNNTSLEEVDNGIIRRKNNKIIDTLSEKNGLGNNHINQILKTKKYVIISSQGGGIYIIRENTPKVTYNVKSTNARAVMTHKNMEYVLSDGILYIISNDKIRSKILVRKDAFTFFIDEKYIYLGSFAGLETYKLNGNQLKLISTFPLTSGVSKILKINNQIIFTTYGGGIFVQEGNSFVRHHNKPFNNIENFFKIKNGYAMISYESGISLLDENFKFLNHITRKNGLHSNFITTAFSDNDTTYIGARKGVSLLYKNKVVKTFNKDNGFKGNVTRLIFRDIHHKMWILTDQELMLKYKNNLRPVGSLRLLDNHEDLILKGSYSPENHQLTIVTKNKISVVDLSKIVPNSYVRDTYLTRVYSNGEKIDLNKKIYFEDHNKNLQFVFSSIDKDILGNTILFYKINNEAWKPFKEPRTLKFSHIDQGDFTLAIKAVNEDGYEKIVPGKIEFTVLGPFYIRLWFIFLSVLVIGVFLYSYLNEINKKKYIKKLNQLRVKHQLENERKRISRDLHDNIGAYVASLISKIDKLKHSDNTKDNGLVSYDDVRLDAEKILALLRQTIWILGNKDTNLIALYDNFKTYALKFLQTDEIRIIFEEEIENNRKFNATTGSGIFRIIQEALQNIYKHAHATKIEVNIISKDKIIIYLKDNGKGFKTENLKEGFGLQNMKERARELGFKFNIYSDVSGTTIELYEI
- the gpmI gene encoding 2,3-bisphosphoglycerate-independent phosphoglycerate mutase, with protein sequence MAKKAILAILDGWGLGTDNKVSAIYQANTPFIDSCYTKFPNTTLEASGLAVGLPAGQMGNSEVGHMNLGAGRVVYQNLVKLNMAVEKNTLGLEPGIQMAFEYAKLNHKKVHFIGLVSDGGVHSHINHLKGLLTAAQEFGLTENVYVHAFTDGRDCDPMSGKGFIEDLQNHMKISTGKLATVVGRYFAMDRDKRWERVKLAYDALVNGVGEITKNPVEAIEKSYAEGVTDEFLKPIIVSENNNLPSAKIEENDVVFCFNFRTDRGREITEVLSQQDFPDFGMKKLNLYYVTLTNYDESFQNVNVIFDEEVLQETMGEVLERAGRTQIRIAETEKYPHVTFFFSGGREKEYVGERRLLCPSPKDVATYDLKPEMSAFDIRDAILPELEKESADFICLNFANADMVGHTGVFEAAVKACEAVDKCIEAVATKAYEHSYAVFILADHGNSDYMINPDGSPNTQHSTNLVPLIVMDKDQTWNLKPGKLGDVAPSILKVMGVEIPEIMTGEVLVS